The following proteins are encoded in a genomic region of Leifsonia psychrotolerans:
- a CDS encoding 3-hydroxyacyl-CoA dehydrogenase NAD-binding domain-containing protein produces MTDYTTIDFTPLLELSADEVVTHSFVRDVPLSNGRTLALVTLDNGRDHTRPNTLGPATLLEFSAVMDALKERAARGEIHGVAVTGKPFILAAGADLSKVAEIPSFAVGKLLGQLGHHALGKQAELGVPSFVFINGLALGGGLEIGLNADYRTVDESVAAIALPEVFLGLIPGWGGAYLLPNLIGIENALKVIIENPLKNNRTLKGKDALALGIADQMFPASTFLEKSIAWADGVIAGTTKVERPNAPGKVEKMVKWDIAIGVARKMLESRIGSVAASPFVALDLLKAAKSGTKAEAFEREDEALATLVTGDQLQASIYAFNLVQKRAKRPAGAPDKSLAKRIDKVGVIGAGLMASQFALLFVRRLQVPVVITDLDQARVDRGVAYIHDEIVALHGKGRISQDEANRLQALVTGTTDKADFADCDWVIEAVFEELSVKQDVFAETEKHLSPEAILATNTSSLSVAQIGAKLEHPERLVGFHFFNPVAVMPLIEVVNAPATNEQTLSTAMVIAGKLRKNAVITRDTPGFVVNRLLAKLLGEAMHAVDTGTPFEVVNSALDPFGLPMSAFELLELVGLTVGAHVLDTHHAAFPDRFYDSENLHTLAEHGKIFDRDAKGKIKGFDKGAVKIVAGGTTPMTSTEILKRVEDGLADEIKRMLDDEVVHAAEDIDLCMILGAGWPFQMGGATPYLDRVGASERVFGGSFHDPHIRGVGR; encoded by the coding sequence ATGACCGACTACACCACCATCGATTTCACCCCTCTGCTCGAACTGTCGGCAGACGAGGTCGTCACTCACTCCTTCGTGCGCGATGTTCCGCTCTCAAATGGGCGTACCCTCGCCCTCGTCACGCTCGACAACGGACGCGACCACACCCGGCCAAATACGCTCGGACCGGCCACACTCCTCGAATTCTCTGCAGTGATGGATGCGTTGAAGGAACGCGCCGCCCGCGGCGAGATTCACGGTGTCGCCGTCACCGGCAAGCCGTTCATTCTCGCCGCCGGCGCCGACCTGAGCAAAGTCGCCGAAATTCCGTCCTTCGCCGTCGGTAAACTGCTCGGCCAGCTCGGCCACCATGCTCTGGGCAAGCAGGCAGAACTCGGCGTGCCGTCGTTTGTCTTCATCAACGGGCTCGCCCTCGGCGGCGGTCTCGAGATCGGACTGAACGCCGACTATCGCACCGTCGATGAGTCTGTTGCGGCAATCGCGCTCCCCGAGGTCTTCCTCGGACTGATCCCGGGCTGGGGCGGCGCCTACCTGCTGCCGAACCTGATCGGTATCGAGAACGCTTTGAAGGTTATTATCGAGAACCCGCTCAAGAACAACCGAACCCTCAAGGGCAAAGACGCTCTCGCACTCGGAATAGCAGACCAGATGTTCCCGGCATCGACGTTCCTCGAAAAATCGATCGCCTGGGCCGACGGCGTGATCGCCGGCACGACGAAGGTGGAACGCCCGAACGCCCCCGGCAAGGTCGAAAAGATGGTCAAGTGGGACATCGCCATCGGTGTCGCCCGAAAGATGCTCGAGAGTCGCATCGGTTCCGTAGCCGCCTCGCCCTTTGTCGCCCTCGACCTGCTCAAGGCCGCGAAGAGCGGTACGAAGGCTGAGGCGTTCGAGCGTGAAGACGAGGCCCTCGCCACGCTTGTCACGGGCGACCAACTGCAGGCCAGCATCTACGCCTTCAACCTGGTGCAGAAGCGAGCCAAGCGTCCGGCAGGTGCCCCCGACAAGTCCCTGGCGAAGCGCATTGACAAGGTCGGCGTTATCGGCGCGGGCCTGATGGCCAGCCAGTTCGCGCTGCTCTTCGTACGCCGCCTGCAGGTGCCCGTGGTCATCACGGATCTGGACCAGGCCCGGGTCGATCGGGGTGTCGCGTACATTCACGACGAGATCGTGGCCCTCCACGGCAAGGGGCGCATCTCACAGGACGAGGCAAACCGCCTGCAGGCACTTGTCACCGGAACAACGGACAAGGCTGATTTTGCGGACTGCGATTGGGTGATCGAAGCCGTCTTTGAAGAACTCAGTGTGAAGCAGGATGTGTTCGCTGAGACCGAGAAGCACCTCTCCCCCGAGGCAATTCTCGCCACGAACACCTCATCGCTCTCGGTCGCGCAGATCGGCGCGAAGCTCGAACATCCCGAACGCCTCGTCGGCTTCCACTTTTTCAACCCCGTCGCAGTGATGCCGCTGATCGAAGTCGTGAACGCGCCCGCGACCAACGAGCAAACGCTTTCGACGGCCATGGTCATCGCCGGCAAGCTGCGCAAGAACGCCGTGATCACACGCGACACCCCGGGCTTCGTGGTCAACCGCCTGCTGGCGAAGCTTCTCGGAGAGGCGATGCATGCCGTCGACACCGGCACTCCGTTCGAGGTCGTCAACAGCGCGCTCGACCCGTTCGGGCTGCCGATGAGTGCGTTCGAACTGCTCGAACTTGTGGGTCTCACGGTCGGTGCTCATGTACTCGACACGCACCATGCGGCGTTCCCCGACCGCTTCTATGACAGCGAGAATCTGCACACACTCGCCGAGCACGGTAAAATCTTCGACCGTGACGCGAAGGGAAAGATCAAGGGCTTCGATAAGGGCGCTGTCAAGATTGTCGCCGGTGGCACCACCCCGATGACGAGCACCGAGATCCTGAAGCGGGTCGAAGACGGTTTGGCCGATGAAATCAAGCGGATGCTGGACGACGAGGTCGTGCACGCGGCAGAGGACATCGATCTGTGCATGATTCTCGGTGCCGGCTGGCCGTTCCAGATGGGAGGGGCAACGCCGTACCTTGACCGCGTGGGCGCAAGCGAACGTGTCTTCGGCGGATCGTTCCATGACCCGCACATTCGCGGGGTCGGCCGGTAA
- a CDS encoding acetyl-CoA C-acyltransferase, with amino-acid sequence MAEKAEVVFVDGVRTPFGRAGEKGMYWNTRADDLAVKAIIGLLERNPSVPGDRIDDVAIAATTQTGDQGLTLGRTAALLAGLPKSVPGFAIDRMCAGAMTAVTTMGSAIGFGAYDLAIAGGVEHMGHHPMGFNADPNPRFLSERLVSADALNMGNTAERIHDRFPEYTKERSDRFALRSQQKVAAAYAAGKIQPDLVPIAIRTESGWGLATRDEAPRPDTTLEGLAGLKTPFRPHGRVTAGNASGLNDGATACLLASGDAARELGLRVKMRMVSFAFAGVEPEVMGLGPVPSTEKALRKAGLSIADIGLFELNEAFAVQVISFLDHFGIDDDDPRVNEFGGAIAIGHPLASSGVRLMNQLAAQFAEHPEVRYGVTAMCVGLGQGGTVIWENPHFNRKAA; translated from the coding sequence GTGGCCGAGAAAGCAGAAGTCGTCTTCGTCGACGGGGTTCGCACCCCGTTTGGACGCGCTGGCGAGAAGGGCATGTATTGGAATACCCGGGCCGATGACCTTGCGGTCAAGGCGATCATCGGGCTCCTGGAACGCAACCCCTCCGTCCCCGGGGACCGCATCGATGATGTCGCAATCGCTGCCACAACACAGACCGGTGATCAAGGTCTGACGCTCGGCCGCACCGCGGCGCTGCTGGCCGGACTGCCGAAGTCGGTCCCCGGCTTCGCCATCGACAGAATGTGCGCGGGCGCGATGACCGCGGTGACCACCATGGGCTCCGCCATCGGCTTCGGCGCCTACGATCTGGCGATCGCCGGTGGCGTCGAGCACATGGGTCACCATCCGATGGGTTTCAATGCCGACCCGAACCCGCGTTTTCTTTCTGAACGACTTGTCAGCGCCGACGCGCTGAACATGGGAAACACGGCCGAACGCATCCACGATCGTTTCCCCGAATACACGAAGGAACGTTCCGACCGCTTCGCACTGCGGAGCCAGCAGAAGGTGGCCGCCGCCTACGCGGCCGGCAAGATTCAGCCTGACCTCGTACCCATTGCCATCCGCACTGAATCCGGCTGGGGCTTGGCGACGCGCGATGAGGCACCCCGACCCGACACCACGCTCGAGGGCCTCGCCGGGTTGAAGACTCCGTTCCGTCCGCACGGTCGGGTCACGGCTGGCAATGCCTCCGGTTTGAACGACGGTGCGACGGCCTGTCTACTGGCCAGTGGTGACGCCGCACGCGAGCTCGGTCTGCGCGTGAAGATGCGAATGGTGAGTTTCGCGTTCGCCGGAGTCGAGCCCGAGGTCATGGGGCTGGGACCGGTGCCGTCGACCGAGAAGGCACTGCGCAAAGCCGGTCTGTCGATCGCCGACATCGGCCTGTTCGAGCTCAACGAGGCCTTCGCGGTGCAGGTGATTTCATTCCTTGACCACTTCGGTATCGACGACGACGACCCCCGAGTCAACGAATTCGGCGGCGCGATCGCAATCGGCCACCCTCTCGCCTCCTCCGGCGTCCGGTTGATGAACCAGCTCGCCGCCCAGTTCGCCGAGCATCCCGAGGTGCGTTACGGCGTCACCGCGATGTGCGTCGGGCTCGGCCAGGGCGGCACCGTGATTTGGGAAAACCCGCACTTCAACCGGAAGGCAGCGTAA
- a CDS encoding ribonuclease D encodes MAESETENPVTGHPVIDTREEYNAAVALIAAGSGPIGIDAERASGFTYSQRAYLIQIYRRDAGTFLFDPPALGDFSELNAALTDVEWILHAASQDLACLREVGLHPARIFDTELAARLLGFPRVGLGTVVEELLGIHLAKEHSAANWSNRPLPESWLVYAALDVELLPDLFDIMVEMLHESGKTEFAAQEFQAALDKPAKPTRSDPWRKLSGVHAIRGQHNLAVARELWLARDELAQTLDVAPGRLVPDSSLVAAARVSPTSRQALAALREFSGRATRTELDRWWAAVQTGLTTTDLPDTRVAGDTLPPPRAWAERNPEADQRYKAARAAITALSEERSIPVENLLTPDYLRRVCWAPPADATGESVGRALAALGARPWQIGATAQLIADAFVDALQTIDTPVDPAS; translated from the coding sequence ATGGCTGAATCAGAAACCGAGAACCCCGTGACCGGACACCCTGTCATTGACACCCGCGAAGAATATAACGCTGCGGTCGCGCTGATTGCGGCCGGCAGCGGACCCATCGGCATCGATGCAGAACGTGCCTCGGGGTTTACCTACTCGCAACGCGCGTACCTCATTCAGATCTACCGGCGAGATGCTGGCACGTTCTTGTTCGACCCGCCGGCACTCGGTGATTTCAGCGAACTCAACGCGGCATTGACCGATGTCGAGTGGATTCTGCATGCCGCCAGTCAAGATCTAGCGTGCCTGCGTGAAGTAGGCCTTCATCCCGCGCGCATCTTCGATACCGAGTTGGCCGCACGCCTGCTCGGCTTTCCTCGCGTCGGACTCGGCACGGTCGTCGAGGAACTTCTCGGCATCCACCTGGCCAAAGAGCATTCCGCGGCGAATTGGTCAAACCGCCCGCTTCCCGAATCGTGGCTCGTCTACGCCGCCCTCGATGTGGAGCTGCTGCCCGATCTGTTCGACATCATGGTCGAGATGCTCCACGAGTCGGGGAAAACCGAGTTTGCGGCCCAAGAGTTCCAGGCGGCCCTCGATAAACCTGCGAAGCCGACACGCTCTGACCCGTGGCGCAAGCTCTCGGGCGTACATGCGATTCGCGGACAGCACAATTTGGCGGTGGCCCGCGAGCTGTGGCTGGCTCGCGACGAACTCGCCCAGACACTCGACGTGGCCCCGGGGCGGCTCGTTCCGGACTCATCACTCGTTGCGGCTGCGCGCGTCTCCCCGACCAGCCGTCAGGCACTGGCCGCGTTGCGCGAGTTCAGCGGCCGCGCCACACGCACCGAACTCGACCGCTGGTGGGCCGCAGTGCAGACCGGATTGACCACAACCGACCTTCCCGACACCCGGGTCGCTGGCGACACGTTGCCGCCGCCCCGCGCCTGGGCCGAGCGCAACCCCGAAGCCGATCAGCGGTACAAGGCGGCACGCGCCGCCATCACGGCTCTCTCTGAAGAGCGCTCGATCCCGGTTGAGAACCTGCTCACCCCCGACTATCTGCGCCGGGTGTGCTGGGCACCCCCCGCCGATGCGACGGGGGAATCGGTCGGTCGCGCCTTGGCCGCGCTGGGTGCTCGGCCGTGGCAGATTGGGGCAACTGCACAGCTGATTGCCGATGCCTTTGTCGATGCGCTCCAAACGATCGACACCCCAGTCGACCCCGCTTCGTAG
- a CDS encoding DUF3000 family protein, producing the protein MPQPEDDTKLPPEFAAVIETIRTAHPRPELLINEIPAPRNLAPYAFALAADISPRRHGSDSDLGTGRFVLLYDPDEPEEWDGAFRVVCFAQAPLETDIGLDPFLADVAWAWLVDALDAHGAQYTAESGTATKVLSSGFGELAQHGDGAQIELRASWTPIDGDIAAHVAGWGDLLCMLAGLPPAGEAINIRSARRATHG; encoded by the coding sequence GTGCCCCAACCAGAGGACGATACAAAGCTCCCCCCGGAGTTTGCCGCGGTGATCGAGACGATCCGCACTGCTCACCCCCGACCGGAACTCCTCATCAACGAGATTCCGGCCCCCCGCAACCTCGCCCCGTACGCGTTTGCCCTGGCGGCAGATATCTCCCCCCGCCGGCACGGCAGCGACTCTGACCTGGGCACCGGCCGTTTCGTGCTCCTCTACGATCCCGACGAGCCCGAAGAATGGGATGGGGCGTTTCGGGTCGTCTGTTTCGCGCAGGCCCCCCTCGAAACCGATATCGGCTTGGATCCGTTCCTCGCCGACGTCGCGTGGGCTTGGCTGGTCGATGCGCTCGATGCGCACGGCGCGCAGTACACCGCGGAGTCGGGAACCGCCACCAAGGTTTTGTCCTCAGGCTTTGGGGAACTCGCCCAGCACGGCGACGGCGCCCAGATCGAGCTGCGCGCCTCGTGGACGCCGATCGACGGCGATATCGCCGCTCATGTCGCCGGATGGGGCGACCTACTCTGTATGCTCGCCGGGCTTCCCCCAGCGGGCGAGGCCATCAACATCCGTTCCGCACGACGAGCCACCCATGGCTGA
- a CDS encoding alpha/beta fold hydrolase, with the protein MAVGTGALALAGATALGVLISVMARTVVTPPRQNSDDVRVIAADLQAGTLTLQATPDSMVPGHYGFWFSGDAGHARLGEILASDPHSVTRRVERVDFGNLGTARMGRWSGWVYLGPWSLPVPFTNVLIRTEGGQAPAWQIPPAREADAESGDWAIHVHGRAVRRQEALRAVSVFRDAGYTSLLVSYRNDGDAPFSTDRRYGLGDTEWQDIDAALDFALAHGAKRVVLMGWSMGGAIVLQTALRARHRSHVVGIVLDSPVINWAEVVAFQGTLLRLPASVARGAIQVMGHRWGRALTGQSAPIDFHRLDLVARAADLRVPVLLLHSDDDGYVPSTASRALAARRPDLITFVPFATARHTKLWNHDSEKWTGAIRSWLDDLTAR; encoded by the coding sequence GTGGCCGTTGGCACCGGTGCGCTTGCTCTGGCCGGTGCAACTGCTCTAGGCGTGTTGATTTCGGTGATGGCGCGCACCGTGGTGACTCCGCCTCGCCAGAACAGCGACGACGTCCGTGTGATTGCCGCCGATCTGCAGGCCGGCACTCTCACCCTGCAGGCCACCCCCGATTCGATGGTGCCCGGCCACTACGGTTTCTGGTTCTCGGGTGACGCCGGCCACGCTCGCCTCGGTGAGATCCTCGCTTCAGATCCCCACAGTGTGACGCGGAGAGTCGAGCGGGTCGACTTCGGAAACCTCGGCACTGCGCGCATGGGGCGTTGGAGCGGCTGGGTCTACCTCGGCCCTTGGTCGCTGCCGGTGCCGTTCACGAACGTGCTGATTCGCACTGAGGGTGGACAGGCGCCAGCCTGGCAGATCCCGCCCGCCCGTGAGGCCGACGCCGAATCCGGCGACTGGGCGATCCATGTGCATGGCCGCGCGGTTCGACGGCAAGAAGCGTTGCGCGCGGTCAGCGTATTCCGCGACGCGGGTTACACGAGTCTGCTCGTCTCGTATCGAAATGACGGTGATGCTCCATTCAGCACCGACCGGCGCTATGGGCTCGGTGACACCGAATGGCAAGACATCGACGCTGCGTTGGATTTCGCTCTCGCGCACGGCGCGAAACGTGTGGTGTTGATGGGCTGGTCGATGGGCGGCGCCATCGTGCTGCAGACCGCACTGCGGGCGCGTCACCGCAGTCATGTGGTCGGGATTGTTCTGGACTCGCCGGTGATCAACTGGGCCGAAGTCGTCGCGTTCCAAGGAACGCTGCTCAGACTGCCGGCATCCGTGGCCCGCGGGGCGATACAGGTGATGGGGCACCGGTGGGGGCGTGCTCTGACCGGCCAGAGCGCCCCGATCGACTTTCACCGGCTGGATCTCGTAGCTCGAGCCGCCGACCTACGCGTTCCGGTGCTGCTCCTGCACAGCGACGACGACGGTTACGTTCCCTCGACCGCATCGCGAGCGTTGGCTGCTCGACGGCCAGATCTGATCACCTTCGTGCCGTTTGCGACGGCGCGGCACACCAAACTGTGGAACCACGATTCGGAGAAATGGACGGGAGCGATCCGCAGCTGGTTGGACGACCTCACCGCGCGCTGA
- a CDS encoding SufE family protein has product MTDVTLPSQLAEIRDDFLELEQSDRLQLLLEFANELPALPARYEDHPDLFERVVECQTPVFIFVEIDDENAVHLYATAPRESPTTRGFASILAQGLDGLSVDEVLAVPDDYPLTIGLTQAVSPLRIRGMTAMLGRTKRQLRERIAAA; this is encoded by the coding sequence ATGACTGACGTGACCCTTCCCTCACAGCTGGCCGAGATTCGTGACGATTTTCTCGAACTCGAACAATCGGACCGCCTGCAGCTTCTCCTCGAATTCGCAAACGAGCTGCCGGCGCTTCCCGCGCGCTACGAAGACCATCCCGACCTGTTCGAACGCGTCGTGGAATGCCAGACCCCCGTCTTCATCTTCGTCGAGATCGACGACGAGAACGCCGTGCACCTGTACGCCACGGCGCCGCGCGAGTCACCGACCACGCGTGGCTTCGCCTCGATTCTCGCTCAGGGTCTCGACGGGCTGAGTGTCGATGAGGTGCTCGCTGTGCCCGACGACTACCCGCTCACGATCGGACTCACCCAGGCCGTCTCGCCCTTGCGCATCCGTGGCATGACGGCAATGCTCGGCCGCACGAAGCGCCAACTGCGCGAGCGCATCGCCGCCGCCTGA
- a CDS encoding sulfurtransferase produces MSAPFDPAPKLSSYAHPERLVTTEWLAHNLHTPGLVVVESDEDVLLYETGHIPGSVKIDWHTELNDPVERDFIQGERFAEMLSAKGIARDSTVVIYGDKSNWWAAYALWVFTLFGHEDVRLLDGGREKWIAEGRELTTDKTVVSHADYPVVERNDAPIRAYKDDVLAHFGQPLIDVRSPEEYNGSRTTMPAYPEEGALRAGHIPSAASVPWARAAAEDSTFKPRTELDAIYRGEAGLNDGDTVIAYCRIGERSSHTWFVLTHLLGFENVRNYDGSWTEWGSAVRVPIVTGTAPGDAPVPR; encoded by the coding sequence ATGTCCGCCCCATTCGATCCGGCCCCAAAACTCTCCTCCTACGCCCACCCCGAGCGTCTCGTCACGACCGAGTGGTTGGCCCACAACCTGCACACTCCCGGTCTCGTCGTCGTTGAGTCCGACGAAGATGTGCTGCTGTATGAGACCGGCCACATTCCCGGTTCGGTGAAGATCGACTGGCACACAGAGCTCAACGACCCCGTCGAACGAGACTTCATTCAGGGTGAACGCTTCGCCGAGATGCTCAGCGCAAAGGGAATCGCGCGCGACAGCACAGTCGTCATCTACGGCGACAAGAGCAACTGGTGGGCGGCTTACGCCCTGTGGGTGTTCACGCTCTTCGGTCACGAGGATGTGCGCCTGCTCGATGGTGGCCGTGAGAAGTGGATCGCCGAGGGCCGCGAACTCACCACGGACAAGACTGTCGTCAGCCACGCTGACTACCCCGTCGTTGAGCGCAACGATGCCCCCATCCGTGCCTATAAAGACGATGTACTCGCTCATTTCGGCCAGCCGCTGATCGACGTGCGCTCGCCCGAGGAATACAACGGATCCCGCACCACGATGCCCGCCTACCCCGAAGAAGGCGCACTGCGCGCCGGTCATATTCCTTCGGCGGCATCCGTGCCGTGGGCGCGTGCGGCGGCGGAGGATTCGACGTTCAAGCCGCGCACGGAACTCGATGCCATCTACCGCGGCGAAGCTGGACTCAACGACGGCGACACGGTGATCGCCTACTGCCGAATCGGCGAGCGATCGAGTCACACCTGGTTCGTGCTCACCCACCTGCTCGGCTTCGAGAACGTACGCAACTACGACGGCTCCTGGACCGAATGGGGCAGCGCGGTGCGGGTCCCGATCGTCACGGGCACCGCTCCCGGCGACGCCCCCGTTCCGCGTTAG
- the zapE gene encoding cell division protein ZapE: MTAAAELHANRPVQHLADRSPSITGAEIVAELVPPPQFERASFESYRPDGDYPSQAGAVERLREFAGVWRAQQRPGGFFSRNRKPKTELPGIYLDGGFGVGKTHLLAALWHAAPGTKYFGTFIEYTALVGALGYADTVRQLSGAKLICIDEFELDDPGDTMMMTRLLGELIATGTRVAATSNTPPNSLGEGRFAAVDFLREIQAMSSNFETLRIDGLDYRRRDTSGQAVAVETAQLDTMVATLDARGSHVTIDDFGSLITHLSTVHPSKYIKIISDVDVIALSNVFLLTDQTDALRLVAFIDRVYDAEIPIIASGLPLHEVFAEDMLGGGYRKKYLRSLSRMIALTTGELPPHGD, translated from the coding sequence ATGACCGCAGCCGCGGAACTTCACGCCAACCGGCCGGTTCAGCATTTGGCTGACCGCTCGCCATCGATCACGGGCGCCGAGATTGTGGCAGAGCTGGTTCCGCCGCCCCAGTTCGAGAGGGCCTCGTTCGAGTCGTATCGACCAGACGGCGATTACCCGTCGCAGGCGGGCGCCGTTGAGCGGTTGCGCGAATTCGCCGGCGTGTGGCGGGCGCAGCAACGCCCGGGCGGTTTCTTCTCGCGCAATCGCAAGCCGAAGACCGAACTGCCGGGAATCTACCTCGACGGTGGGTTCGGCGTCGGCAAGACCCATCTGCTCGCGGCGCTGTGGCATGCAGCGCCGGGAACAAAATACTTCGGCACGTTCATCGAATACACCGCTTTGGTCGGTGCCCTCGGCTATGCCGACACGGTGCGGCAGCTCAGCGGGGCCAAGCTCATTTGCATCGACGAGTTCGAGCTCGACGATCCAGGAGACACCATGATGATGACGCGCCTTCTGGGTGAACTCATCGCCACCGGCACCCGCGTCGCCGCCACCTCGAACACCCCGCCGAACTCGCTCGGTGAGGGCCGTTTCGCGGCCGTTGACTTTCTGCGCGAGATCCAGGCGATGTCATCGAACTTCGAGACCCTGCGCATCGACGGCCTCGACTACCGTCGGCGTGACACCTCGGGCCAGGCGGTTGCGGTCGAAACTGCACAACTCGACACCATGGTCGCGACCCTCGACGCGCGAGGCTCTCACGTCACCATCGATGACTTCGGCAGCTTGATCACACATTTGAGCACCGTGCATCCGTCGAAGTACATCAAAATCATCAGTGATGTCGACGTCATCGCGCTGTCGAACGTGTTCCTGCTGACCGATCAGACGGATGCCTTGCGGCTGGTGGCCTTCATCGACCGCGTCTACGACGCCGAGATTCCCATCATCGCCAGTGGCCTGCCGCTGCACGAGGTATTCGCCGAGGACATGCTCGGCGGCGGCTATCGCAAGAAGTACCTCCGTTCACTCTCGCGCATGATCGCGTTGACGACCGGTGAGCTGCCGCCGCACGGCGACTAG
- a CDS encoding ammonium transporter: MDSGSIAWGITATALVLLMTPGVAFFYGGLVKATSVVSMMMMSFGALGLIGVLWILYGFSMSTVEAPERFAGNPFTQFGLGALAQGETANTDLVGAAFGATFAIITVALISGAIADRAKFGSWMVFAGVWATLVYFPVAAWVWGGGWIMSLGTTLGLPNVIDYAGGTAVHINAGAAALALALVLGKRVGFQKGIAKPHNVPLVLMGAALLWFGWFGFNAGAEWLNGLANVGLIVVNTLGATAAAVLGWLIVEKIKDGKATSVGAASGAVAGLVAITPACANLEPGWALLLGVAAGTVCAMAVELKFRLGFDDSLDVVGIHLVGGVIGTLYLGLFAMDTGLFTGGGLGQLMVQTIAAFSVLIYSFAVAFALGFAIEKTIGFRVKNADEVAGIDTSVHGEEAYALTTES; encoded by the coding sequence ATGGATTCGGGAAGCATCGCATGGGGGATCACGGCCACCGCATTGGTGTTGTTGATGACACCGGGGGTCGCGTTCTTCTATGGAGGGCTGGTGAAGGCCACAAGCGTCGTCAGCATGATGATGATGAGCTTCGGTGCCCTCGGGTTGATCGGAGTGCTTTGGATCCTCTATGGGTTCAGCATGAGCACCGTCGAGGCCCCCGAGCGCTTCGCTGGGAACCCCTTCACGCAGTTCGGTCTCGGGGCACTCGCCCAGGGGGAGACGGCCAACACCGACCTCGTCGGAGCAGCCTTTGGGGCCACCTTTGCCATTATCACCGTGGCGCTCATCTCAGGCGCCATTGCGGACCGGGCCAAATTCGGCTCCTGGATGGTCTTCGCGGGCGTCTGGGCCACGCTGGTCTACTTTCCCGTCGCAGCCTGGGTCTGGGGCGGCGGCTGGATCATGAGTCTCGGCACGACCCTCGGGCTGCCGAACGTCATCGACTATGCCGGGGGGACTGCCGTACACATCAACGCAGGTGCCGCGGCCCTGGCCTTGGCCCTCGTGCTCGGCAAGCGGGTCGGCTTCCAGAAGGGAATAGCCAAGCCGCACAACGTGCCCCTCGTGCTGATGGGAGCGGCCCTACTCTGGTTCGGCTGGTTCGGTTTTAACGCCGGTGCCGAATGGCTGAACGGCCTCGCCAACGTCGGCCTCATCGTCGTGAACACGCTCGGGGCTACTGCCGCAGCGGTGCTCGGCTGGCTGATCGTGGAGAAGATCAAGGATGGCAAAGCCACGTCGGTGGGCGCAGCATCCGGTGCCGTCGCGGGCCTTGTCGCCATCACGCCGGCGTGTGCGAATCTGGAGCCCGGCTGGGCGCTGTTGTTAGGCGTCGCAGCCGGCACCGTCTGCGCGATGGCCGTCGAACTCAAGTTCAGGCTCGGCTTCGACGACTCACTTGACGTCGTCGGCATCCACCTCGTCGGGGGAGTGATCGGCACGCTGTACCTCGGCCTTTTCGCGATGGACACCGGACTCTTCACCGGGGGAGGCCTCGGCCAGTTGATGGTGCAGACGATTGCCGCATTCTCGGTGCTGATCTACTCCTTCGCCGTGGCCTTCGCTCTCGGCTTTGCGATTGAGAAGACCATCGGCTTCCGGGTCAAGAACGCCGACGAGGTTGCCGGCATCGACACCTCCGTGCATGGAGAAGAGGCATACGCTCTGACGACGGAGTCGTAA
- a CDS encoding type II toxin-antitoxin system PemK/MazF family toxin produces MSGTPRFLTALLSFLRPARKVPVQAPPRAPQGTAPISLGQFGADATSEVDPRRLGRVRLGYEPNRDGSPDPGEIVWTWVPFEERDGRGKDRPVVIVAEAKNGTLLAVQLTSKDHTGQGDFVELGPGSWDREGRQSWVNIDRVFRVHPGGVRREAASLDSVRFERVAEALRRRYGWL; encoded by the coding sequence GTGTCTGGCACCCCGCGTTTTCTCACAGCCTTGCTGTCGTTTCTGCGCCCTGCGCGGAAGGTCCCCGTTCAGGCACCGCCGCGGGCGCCACAGGGAACCGCACCGATTTCGCTCGGTCAGTTCGGGGCGGATGCGACGAGCGAGGTTGACCCGCGTCGGCTCGGTCGTGTGAGGCTCGGCTACGAACCGAACCGAGATGGCTCACCGGATCCCGGGGAGATCGTCTGGACCTGGGTTCCCTTCGAGGAGCGTGATGGCCGCGGCAAGGATCGCCCGGTGGTCATCGTCGCCGAGGCAAAGAACGGCACCTTGCTGGCTGTTCAACTCACCAGCAAGGACCACACGGGCCAGGGCGATTTCGTCGAGCTCGGACCGGGTTCATGGGACCGAGAGGGACGGCAGAGTTGGGTCAATATCGATCGGGTCTTCCGGGTGCATCCGGGGGGCGTGCGCCGGGAAGCGGCTTCGCTTGATTCCGTGCGCTTTGAGCGGGTTGCCGAGGCATTACGTCGTCGTTACGGCTGGCTGTAA